The following are encoded in a window of Candidatus Microthrix parvicella Bio17-1 genomic DNA:
- a CDS encoding amidohydrolase family protein has protein sequence MVVIPRIVSVDDHVIEPPHLWENYIAPEFRGRAPRVERIPCAHMGYVGGKFTAEPGDDGVPCDWWRFEDLLIPRTRVESAVGYDRADITVTPTTYEEMRTGCYDPTARLADMDQGHIEAQLCFPSSFPRFCGQTFSETKDKDLGLACIEAYNNWMIEEWCADSNGRLMPLAIVPLWDPELAATELLRNVRRGVRAVTFSEIPAYLGLPSIHTEYWDPFFAACAEHGVSIHMHIGSSSKMPSTSPDAPALVASALTFGNAMSSMVDFMLSGVLVRFPELQLAYSEGQIGWIPYILERTDHVWEANRAWGDVGDSVPEPPSTYFHRQIYACFFEDEFGLTSEALNKITPQRILFETDYPHSDSVWPETEATAQRLMGHLDQETVNLLCRGNAIKLLDLDLPVNP, from the coding sequence ATGGTTGTAATCCCCCGGATCGTCTCGGTCGATGACCACGTCATCGAGCCACCCCACCTGTGGGAGAACTACATCGCCCCGGAGTTCCGCGGCCGTGCACCGAGGGTCGAGCGCATCCCGTGCGCCCACATGGGTTACGTAGGGGGAAAGTTCACCGCCGAGCCCGGCGACGATGGTGTGCCGTGCGATTGGTGGCGGTTCGAAGACCTCCTGATTCCACGAACCAGGGTGGAGTCAGCGGTGGGCTACGACCGCGCCGACATCACGGTGACCCCAACGACCTACGAGGAGATGCGGACGGGTTGTTATGACCCCACCGCCCGGCTCGCCGACATGGACCAGGGCCATATCGAGGCACAACTGTGTTTCCCCTCCAGCTTCCCGCGGTTCTGCGGCCAAACCTTCTCCGAGACCAAGGACAAAGACCTGGGGCTCGCCTGCATCGAGGCCTACAACAACTGGATGATCGAGGAATGGTGTGCCGATTCCAACGGGCGGCTGATGCCGTTGGCCATCGTTCCGCTCTGGGACCCCGAGTTGGCGGCCACCGAGTTGCTTCGCAACGTGCGGCGGGGCGTACGAGCCGTCACCTTCTCCGAAATTCCCGCCTACCTGGGCCTACCGTCAATCCACACCGAATACTGGGATCCGTTCTTCGCCGCATGCGCCGAGCACGGCGTGTCCATCCACATGCACATCGGCTCGTCGTCGAAAATGCCTTCCACGTCCCCCGACGCACCGGCGCTCGTGGCCTCGGCGTTGACGTTCGGCAACGCCATGTCGTCCATGGTGGACTTCATGTTGTCGGGCGTGCTCGTTCGCTTCCCCGAACTCCAACTCGCCTACTCCGAGGGCCAGATCGGCTGGATTCCCTACATCCTCGAGCGCACCGACCACGTCTGGGAGGCAAACCGGGCGTGGGGCGACGTGGGCGACAGCGTGCCCGAACCGCCGAGCACCTATTTCCACCGGCAGATCTATGCGTGCTTCTTCGAGGATGAGTTTGGGTTGACCTCCGAGGCGCTCAACAAGATCACCCCCCAGCGCATCCTGTTCGAGACCGACTACCCGCACTCGGACAGTGTCTGGCCGGAGACAGAAGCCACCGCACAGCGGCTGATGGGCCACCTCGACCAGGAAACGGTCAACCTGTTGTGCCGCGGCAATGCCATCAAGCTGCTCGACCTCGACCTACCGGTCAACCCGTAG